GTATAATCCTTATTGGCTTTGGCAGGAGAACTATCAGCCCAATCTATCATGCTTCCATCACCTCCCATCTTGCTAAAAAGGTTAAAGTAAGCGGCTCCAGATTTATCCGCGGATTCTCTTTGCTCTTCCAGCAAAAAGAAAAGTCCTTTAGGGGTCTGCAATTCGCCATCAATTTTATAGGCTCTATCTCCAGAAGAAACAACCATAACCGGCACGTCGTCTAAATGATTTTTCAAATGTCTGATCGATTTTCTTAATTGACGTCCATACCAAGCATAATTTGTCATTGATGTATCGCAAACATTGGTTCCATATTGCAATATGAGCAAATCATACTCCATAATTTCATTAAACTCCTTCAACATTTGCGGAGATAAAAAACGCAATTGACCTCCCGAGCTTCCTCTCAAAGCTAAATTATCCACTATCACGCCTTCTCCATTATCAGAGCTAACGCCATAAAAGATAACGCTATCAGAAACCCCGGAAATAGACAATTCTATTTCCTTATGAGCTCCTTCCGTTAATCGTTGCATGTTAACCATTTTATCAGCAAACAATGAATGTCCGAGCTCAACAGTATCTACTTTCACCGTTAATAGAGTTGGTGTCAGCGAATCTTTCAAAATATCCTTCGTTGCATTGCCATAAAACAGCTTTAAATCATGCAATGAATCCAAGCCACTCATTCTAGCGCTTCCTTTCAACCTCAGAGTAGCCTCTAAGGAATCTTTGACAAAGAAATTTTCACAAGAAATGCCAAAAGGTCTTTTGTGATCTTTGAGATCAAAAAGCATATCTTCATGATCCCAATTCTTTGAATTATATTGATGAACTGTGGTTCTAAATCTAGCGGTTTGAGAATGCATTGGAAGATAGCCAACTCCTTTGCCTCCATATTTTTTTTGAAAAAGCTTGCGAGTAGTCATCACAATCAAATCGCCTTCAATCATCGAATCGCCAAAATAACCTATTCTGATTTTTTTCTTATCGCCTCTTTCCAACCTATCCAATGCTCTGAAAAAGGCTCCCAAACCCTTTTCTCTGCTAGGCTCATCAACTTTCGGCAATGGGATTTCTTTCACCTCCACCGCAACCGAAGATTGAGTGTTTGCATTAGCTACTAATGAATTATCTTTCAAGCTATCGCTTTCCATACTAAGGGTATCAACACCTGGATCTTGCTGTGTCTTCATCCTTGCCAACAAAACAGGCTGTTCGAACAACTTTTCCCTTAAGATGACTTTATCGAAAAATGTAAAATTCCTATGTTCAGCAAGTAAATCCACTTTTGGACTTAACCACTGATAACCAATTAAAAAAACGAAGGTCAAAACCATCGTCACAAACGCCTCTATAAATGTGGATTTATTTTCTTTCATCTTCACTGATACCCTCAAAAGACGTCTCTGGCAACTAATCTTAAAACTTTTCTCTGGCTTTTGCTTTTGAAAATGCCTCCACTATTTTAATAAACCGAAACGCATCATTTGATACTCGAACTCATAGAACTCAAAAGATCAAAGGAAAGAAAAAAATGCTACTTAAAAAAATTAAGCTTTCCTCAATTTCATAAAAATCAAAAGATAATATTTCAAATTTTTATAACAATAATTAACAAAAAATATAATTCCGTTCAAGCTTTCGCTCCAAACGATCAATTCATAATATCTTTTTTTGAAAGCTAAATCCTTTAAACAGCATAATTTTATCATTTTAGGTTAGTGAAGAATTAAAAATTTGAAGATCTTTCGTCTCTTAAAGCTAAAGCGCAATATGAGTGACTTCTTTCCAAACCAAAGGTGGACAAGCGATGGAGAGCCTGAACTTGGCATAGGTATCGTCATCGAAACCTACTTCAATCGAGTAAAAATAAACTTCCCCTCTGCTGATCAAACAAGACAATACGCAATAGACAATGCTCCCCTAAGGCGAGTTTCATTCAAGCCAGGCGATACTGTCTTTGATAAAAACCAACGACCATTTGTCATTGACCGCATACAAGAAGATGGCGATTTAATATTATACATTAATCAAAACAGAACACTTTCGGAAGCCGATCTAGGTGATGTGACTATGCAACATGGCGTTGATGAAAAATTACTCTCTGGAGAAATTGACCACCCCAGTCTGTTCTCATTAAGAAGAAGTACATTAGCATATGATCACCAACGCAAAACATCTCCTATTAACGGTTTTGCAGGCGGAAGAATCGATCTAATTCCACATCAATTATATATCGCCCATGAAGTTAGCTCTCGCTATTCTCCACGAGTTTTGCTTTCCGATCAAGTCGGCTTGGGCAAAACTATTGAAGCCTGTTTGATCTTGCACCGCTTGATTCTAAGCGAAAGAGTCTCTCGAGTACTGATTGTAGTGCCGGACACATTGATACATCAGTGGTTTGTGGAAATGCTCAGACGCTTTAATTTATGGTTTCATATATTCGATGAAGAAAGATGCGAGGCATTGGACGAAACGGCTCCCGACGGCAATCCTTTTCTGGATGATCAATTAGTGATTTGCAGTATCTCATTTTTAGCGAAATCGCCTAAACGAAGCCAGCAAGCGGTCTTGGCAGGTTGGGATATGCTCGTCGTCGATGAAGCGCATCACCTTGAGTGGTCAACTAATAATCCCAGCCCCGAATATGAAATCGTTGAAATATTAAGCAAAATTGCAAAAGGTCTATTATTGTTAACAGCCACTCCTGAACAATTGGGTGAAGAAAGCCACTTTGCACGACTTAGGTTACTAGATCCTGAAAGGTACAATGATTACGAGGCTTTCCTAATAGAATCCAATGATCAAAAATCAATTGCAAAAATTGTTGAAAAAATTTCTTCTGACAAATCCCTATCCTCTGAAGACAAGTCATTGCTTGAAGAAATATTCGATGAGAAAAAATTAAGTCAATTAGAAAAAAATGACACATTCATCAAAAATCAAATCATTGAAGATTTGTTAGACCAACATGGTCCCGGACGTGTGATTTTTAGAAACACGCGATCTGCGATGAGTGGATTTCCATCAAGAAAAGCTCATAGGATCACTTTGACAGCGAGCGAGCAAGAAGCATGGGTTAATAACATGTCCAAAGAATTTCTATTCGATCTTGGTGAAAGTGAAAAGCCTCAGTTCGACTACGATGATGACCCGAGGACTAAATGGCTCGTTTCTCATGTGTCTGCATTAAAACCAGCAAAAGCGCTATTAATCTGCAAAAGCAAAGCCAAGGTTTTAGCTCTAGAAAATGCTCTAGAAAAACTCGGCAATCTCAAAACAGCAGTTTTTCATGAAGACATGTCTATTGTTCAAAGAGATCGAAATGCGGCGTGGTTTTCAGAACCCGAAGGAGCCAACATTTTACTATGCTCCGAAATAGGAAGCGAAGGTCGAAACTTTCAGTTTGCTCATCATTTGATTTTATTCGATCTGCCTGTACACCCAGAGTTATTAGAACAAAGAATCGGTCGATTAGATCGTATCGGCCAAACCCAAGATATACAAATCTACATTCCTTACCTAAAAGGAAGTCCGCAGGAAACCTTCGTTCGTTGGTATCATGAAGGCCTTAATGCATTTGAGGAGAATATTGAAGGAGGAAATCAAATAAGCCAAACTTTTCATAACAGACTCATTGAATTAGCAACATCAAGGGATAGCATTAAAATTGACAAGCTCATAAACGATACGATTGTGTTTCATGAGAAATTAAAAAGAAAATTATCCGATGGCCGGGACAAGCTTCTTGAGATGAACTCTTTCAGGCCAAAAATAGCACAAGAGCTAATCGAACAGATCCAACTGTCTGATCAATCCTTAGATCTTGAAATTTATATGACTAAGGTATTCGAACACTTTAGCATAGAAATGGAAGATTTATCAGCACGCACATATTTTATCCGACCTTCAAGAAGCAATAGAGAAGCTTTTCCATCAATTCCTGACAAGGGCATATCCATTACTTTTGATAGAATAAGAGCATTGAACCGTGAAGATTTAAGTTTTGTCACTTGGGATCATCCTATGGTCACTGGGGCTATAGACATGATGCTTAGCGAAGGCATTGGAAGTGCCAGCTATGGCAAGTTGAAAGGAACAGGAAAAACCAATATACTGCTAGAAACTACATTCATCTTAGAGACGAACTCAAAAAACGGTATCGATGTGAATCGCTTTTTACCTTCCACTCCGCTAAGAATTGTTGTAGATCACCACGGAGAAGAACAAACCCAAACCTATACAACAGACCTGATTAACAAACATTTAATACCAGGAAATATTGAACAGCTACTCAACAATGATATTTTTGCGGATTCGATCATTCCTAATATGCTGGACACAGCGACTCAAATTGCAGAACAGTTAAGCCAAGAAATCATCCATGAAAGTCTGTCTGGAATGAATCAAACTCTTGATCATGAAATAGGCCGTTTGGCATATCTTTTCAAAAAAAATCAATCCATAAGAACAGACGAGATTCATACCGCTCTTGATGAAAAAAATGAATTAACAAATCTGATTGAAAATGCGCGTATAAGATTGGATTCTATCATGTTGATTACTGAAGGATAAACAAGTAATTTGATTGTGCGACTTATTCTTATTGTAAATCAAAAAGAGGTTCTTAATGTCAATAAATAAAATAAATGATATTATCTCAGGAAAAGAATTCAAACTAGAAGCTGGCTTGACAAAGCGTCAAATTATCAATTTACTCGGGGAACCTGATGATATTTTATACTCGAAAAGCCTGCAAATATTAAAATATGATTCGCTACAAATAAGTCTATTTGATAACATAATTCTGAGATATACTTACATAACATTAAATATGGAAATTAAACCGAATGATTTATTTCCTGATCAGATCTATACTGTTGAACATGACGTAGATTTTTATATTATCCATTATAACAAACACGTGGATTTGATATTTTTCAATGACACTGATAATTTATTTCAAATACAAAGAAACTTTCCATAAAACCTAACTACAAGAAATAAATTATAACTTTAATTATTTTTAATGTGATATTTTAAAATAAAACACAATAAATAATAACATATTCAAAGTGTTCAGCATTTTTTTATCCCAAAAAAGACTTATTCCTCTTAATTAGAGTTAACAATATTGTATTTGTTAGAGATAATTTTGTTCAAATAACTAGTTTTACATATATTATCTTCCACTTGATTTATTTTATCTTAAATAGTTCATTTTTTTCAATCAAATACAGTCTATGAGATTTATAGTTTCCCTAATATTTTCTACATTTTGTATAAGCACACATGCTTATTCCCAAAATTATCAAGGTGCGGGAGAGGACAACTTTTCAGGTGTGCTAAGTCCAGTATTTCAACCGGCTGCTATCGTTGATTATCCTGGAAAGTTCGATTTCTTAATCACCGGAGGGAGCCTTCATGCTGCAAGCAATGCGGTAACTCTTACAAGGACGTCCCACTTTCTGGATTTCGATTTCAACGACATCGACTATATCAAAGAAATTCATAACAGAAAAAGATACGGATATCAAGAAGCCGACATCTTACTGCCTAGTTTCTTATACAAGTGGAACACTCAAAATGCCATCTCATTATCCTTCAGAACCCGACAAGCATCCAGCATGCATGGAGTGACTCCTGACATCGTTAATAATCTCATAAAAGATCACGAAAACACCAATACGCCAAATACAGGTGAGCAAGATCGAATGGTTGAGAATCAAAGCGGGGCAGCCAATACTATGTCTTGGCAAGAAATAAATATCACTTATGCCCGAACGATCATTGAAGATCGTTACAAAAGGATCAGCATAGGAGCCACACCTAAAGTTCTGATAGGCATAGCAGCTATACACAGTCAGGTTTATGATATGACAATCGGTTATGACCAAACCGACAACAGGTATGTGAATGATATACAAGCCAGATACGGCATGTCTTCAAATCTCAATGAAGCAGGCGAAGAAGATTGGAAATTCAAACCGGCCGGAGGTCTTTCTTTAGGCTTGGACTTGGGATTCAGATATGAAAAGAAAAAGCCAAAATCTAATTGCCCCACTTACGGTCAAAGCAAAAGAAACTACATCTCCCAAAAAGATTTATTATCAGAATTCAGGGATTATGAATACCGTATCGATGTTTCTGTAAAAGACATTGGTCGCGTGCTATTTAATGAATCGGAGAACTCTGCCACAATCAATGGGTTAATCGATCCATTCGCATATATTTCAGGAGATCAATTCAGAAATATCAAGACTCCTGAACAACTGAAGGATACACTAGCGACTATGATGGTCCTAAATACAAATCCAGAAAAATTCTACATGTCACTGCCCACCTCTTTAAGCGTCAATATAGACTACAATCTAGAAAATGATTTCTACGTAAATCTTGGAATGTCAGTAGACATCTCCTCGATCATCATCGCGAAGCACTATTTGAAACGCCCAAATAGTTTCAACATCACTCCGAGATGGGAAACTCACCTCATCGCCGTATCGCTACCCAATTACTTCAATACTTTTGGAGAATACCAAATGGGACTTGGAATGCGAGTCGGGCCAATAACCGCGGGGATCAACAATATTCTCCCCTTTACAGGAAAAGATACTTTTGCAAGCGCTGGAGCTTATGTGGCTTTCAAAAGCTTCATATGGCCACGAAAAGAAAACCCTTATGAAATCCCCTGTCCTTGATCGTCGAAATTGACTTATTTAAGTTAAGTATTTACAAATTGAAATAATATAGATATATTAACATGACAAAAGTCTATTATTTAATTGATTTCAAATATGAAATTGGAGAATTTTCTGCAAGGAATAAAACCAATGCCTGACAACAAGGCCTCTTTTATCGCTTCCCATTTTAAAAAAGAAATTCATCAAAAAGGAATATCCTTGTTAAAAGAAGGCCAGATAAGCAAAAAATCATATTTCGTCGAATCTGGAATTGTACGCTGCTTCATTATTGATTTGGATGGGAATGAAATCACTACTCGGTTCTATTCCACTCCCGACTTTTTAAATGATTACCTTTCCTTTTTTAGCCAGAAACCTGCCAATGAAAACTATGAATTATTAACCGATTGCGTATTGTATAGCATAACATTGGACAATGTCCAAAAGTGTTTTCATAATGTTCCTGAGTTCAGAGAATGGGGCAGAATGTTATTAACGCTGAATTACAGCTATATGAGCAATAAAATGATTGACTATCATAAACTATCTGCTCAAGAGCGTTATTTAAAACTAATGAATGAACAACCCGAGATAGTGCAACAGGCCCCATTGAATATGATTGCATCCTATTTAAACGTAACGAAGTATTCCTTAAGCAGAATTCGCAAAGAACTGACTAAATCTTAACAAAGCTTATTAAAATTGCCATATGACAATTTTATCTAAATACTTTTATTCCATATTTGAAAAAAAAAGATATGGAAGTTTCAACAACACAAGTGCCTCTTTGGCTATCAATTTTATTCATCATTTCATTTGCAACAATTCCTGTATTGATAATCTCCAATGCAGGGAAAACCGCTTATGAAAAAGCTAATCTAAACGGTTCCGTTATCAAAAAGCAAATAACGCTTTTTTATTGGGCATATTTTCTCGTTGTATCTCTGGCTTCCTTGACAGGCTTTTTTACAGTAAATGCCTTACCTCCTAGAATGGTCGCGTATGTCATGGTCCCCCTTTTTCTATTTTATGTGTTAGCCGTACAAAAATCAAGATGGTTCAGAATCATATTTGACAATATAAAGCTCGACCAATTGATTTTCATACATTCTTTTAGGTTTATAGGCGTATTCTTTTTTCTTGCCTATGCATACGGAGCGCTTCCAAAGCAATTTGCATACATTGGAGGCTCTGGTGATATCATCTCGGCAATACTGGTTTTCCCTGTCATTTTAGCGATAAAAAAACAAAAAACATATGCGAAAGCAATGGCTATTGCTTGGAATATCATTGGGCTTTTGGATATCATTTTCGTCATTTCAACCGCATTTATAGT
The Aureibacter tunicatorum DNA segment above includes these coding regions:
- the rapA gene encoding RNA polymerase-associated protein RapA, which translates into the protein MSDFFPNQRWTSDGEPELGIGIVIETYFNRVKINFPSADQTRQYAIDNAPLRRVSFKPGDTVFDKNQRPFVIDRIQEDGDLILYINQNRTLSEADLGDVTMQHGVDEKLLSGEIDHPSLFSLRRSTLAYDHQRKTSPINGFAGGRIDLIPHQLYIAHEVSSRYSPRVLLSDQVGLGKTIEACLILHRLILSERVSRVLIVVPDTLIHQWFVEMLRRFNLWFHIFDEERCEALDETAPDGNPFLDDQLVICSISFLAKSPKRSQQAVLAGWDMLVVDEAHHLEWSTNNPSPEYEIVEILSKIAKGLLLLTATPEQLGEESHFARLRLLDPERYNDYEAFLIESNDQKSIAKIVEKISSDKSLSSEDKSLLEEIFDEKKLSQLEKNDTFIKNQIIEDLLDQHGPGRVIFRNTRSAMSGFPSRKAHRITLTASEQEAWVNNMSKEFLFDLGESEKPQFDYDDDPRTKWLVSHVSALKPAKALLICKSKAKVLALENALEKLGNLKTAVFHEDMSIVQRDRNAAWFSEPEGANILLCSEIGSEGRNFQFAHHLILFDLPVHPELLEQRIGRLDRIGQTQDIQIYIPYLKGSPQETFVRWYHEGLNAFEENIEGGNQISQTFHNRLIELATSRDSIKIDKLINDTIVFHEKLKRKLSDGRDKLLEMNSFRPKIAQELIEQIQLSDQSLDLEIYMTKVFEHFSIEMEDLSARTYFIRPSRSNREAFPSIPDKGISITFDRIRALNREDLSFVTWDHPMVTGAIDMMLSEGIGSASYGKLKGTGKTNILLETTFILETNSKNGIDVNRFLPSTPLRIVVDHHGEEQTQTYTTDLINKHLIPGNIEQLLNNDIFADSIIPNMLDTATQIAEQLSQEIIHESLSGMNQTLDHEIGRLAYLFKKNQSIRTDEIHTALDEKNELTNLIENARIRLDSIMLITEG
- a CDS encoding DUF5723 family protein, translating into MRFIVSLIFSTFCISTHAYSQNYQGAGEDNFSGVLSPVFQPAAIVDYPGKFDFLITGGSLHAASNAVTLTRTSHFLDFDFNDIDYIKEIHNRKRYGYQEADILLPSFLYKWNTQNAISLSFRTRQASSMHGVTPDIVNNLIKDHENTNTPNTGEQDRMVENQSGAANTMSWQEINITYARTIIEDRYKRISIGATPKVLIGIAAIHSQVYDMTIGYDQTDNRYVNDIQARYGMSSNLNEAGEEDWKFKPAGGLSLGLDLGFRYEKKKPKSNCPTYGQSKRNYISQKDLLSEFRDYEYRIDVSVKDIGRVLFNESENSATINGLIDPFAYISGDQFRNIKTPEQLKDTLATMMVLNTNPEKFYMSLPTSLSVNIDYNLENDFYVNLGMSVDISSIIIAKHYLKRPNSFNITPRWETHLIAVSLPNYFNTFGEYQMGLGMRVGPITAGINNILPFTGKDTFASAGAYVAFKSFIWPRKENPYEIPCP
- a CDS encoding Crp/Fnr family transcriptional regulator, producing MKLENFLQGIKPMPDNKASFIASHFKKEIHQKGISLLKEGQISKKSYFVESGIVRCFIIDLDGNEITTRFYSTPDFLNDYLSFFSQKPANENYELLTDCVLYSITLDNVQKCFHNVPEFREWGRMLLTLNYSYMSNKMIDYHKLSAQERYLKLMNEQPEIVQQAPLNMIASYLNVTKYSLSRIRKELTKS